The Chrysiogenia bacterium genome contains the following window.
TTCGGTCGTGCTGGAGGTCGCCGCATCCCTGCACGGCGAAGCGGCCGAAGAAGTCCTCGACTTCCTGCGCGATACGCCCAGGCTGCTCTCGCAGAAATACCCGCCGCATCTCGATCCCTGGATCGAGGGGCACAAGACCTGCCTGCAGGCGGCGCGCGCACTCACCAAAGAGAATCCGAAAGCCGCCAAGGCCCTGCTGCAGGCCATTCCGGAGCTGCGCCGCCTGGCGCGCCCCGAAGAGCTGCCGCGCTGGATCGAGGAAGGAACGCGCAGCAGCAAGGACGATCCCGGAAAGGCGCAGGCCTGGTTCGCGCTGTCCTCGAAGGCCTCGCGCGCGCAGCTCCACGCCTATGCCGAGGGACTGCCCTTTGCCGAGGTCGCGCGCTCGCTCTCCTTGTTCGCGCACGGGCTCATCGGCGAGCGCATCGACATCGGCGTGCTCACCCACGAGGACCAGGTCGCCCTGCAGCACTACGCCGACCGGCCGCTTCCCACCACGGACGGGCGGAAGATTTTCCTGCCCGAACTGATCTGGGGATACGGTTCGCGCGAGGCCAACCGCCGCGCCGCGCGCATGGCCACGGCGCACCAGGCCGGGCACTTCGAATTCGGAACTTTCGAGTTCAGCACCGAGCGACTGGCCAAAAAGCGCAGCGCCCTCATGGAGCTCTCGCGCTACCTGCCGGATGAAGACCAGGGCACGAGCCTCGCGGCGTTCTTTTCAAAATTCCCGATGCAACTGCTCGCCCGCGATTTATTCACGATCTTCGAGGGCTACCGCGTCGACATGCAGCTCCGGCATCGCTACGCCGGACTGGTTGCAGAAGTGGACTGGCTCTGGGGCGTGGAGCTCGCGCGGCGCCCCGCGCTGCTCGACGCCCTCGGGCGCGGCGGGCCGCTCTCGCTGCTGTGCGAGCTGCTCATCCGCCGCACCCTTGGCGAGGACACCTTGCCCGAGGAGCTCCGCTACGAAGAAGCCGACGGCGGCTGGAACGTCAGCGAGGAAGCGCGCGCGTGGAACTACGTGCAGCTCGACCTCGCCCAGCTCTGGGACGACGTGGGCGCGTTCACCCAGTCATTGAAGCGCGATGGCGCCACCGTCGAGGACGCCGCGCTGCGAACCGCCGAGCTCTATCACCTGAGCAGCCTGTTCATGGGCACGGGCGTGGGAGAAGGCTCGCGTCTGCTCTCGGAACTGCTCGCTGAAGAACCCGATGCCGACGCCGTGCGCGCTTCCAAGGAAGGCACGGGCGAGATTTCCCAGGAAATTGCCGACGCCTACGACGGCACCGAGCCCATTCTCCATCGCGGCGAGGTCGATCCCGCCCAGGTGCAGGAGACAATGGGCGATGAGCAGACCATCGAGTCCATCGAGCGCGCCGAGTCGGCCTTCAACGACATGACACCCGAGGAGTTCGCCGCGTTTTTGGAGGCCCATCCTGAGATCGTCGAGGCCTTCGGCCCCGAGGATCCTGCCGGCGCGGTGCTCACCGGATTCCTGCCAAGCGACGCGCCCAAGGAAAAGGAAAACACCGACCCGCTCGAAGAGCGCCGCAATGCCGCGCTCGAAGCGGGCAAGGCGCTCGAGGACCTGAAGCGCCGCCTCCAGCGCAAGCTCGGCATCGACCAGAACGCCGGGCGCGAAGAGACCTTCATCTACGACGAGTGGGACCACACCATCGGCGACTACCGTGCGAGTTGGTGCACCGTGCATGAGCAGCCCGGGCGCGAGGAAGACCCCGCGACGATGGAAACCGTGCTGGCCGAGTCGGCGCAGATCATCCGCGGCGTCATCCGCCAGTTCGAGCGGATTCGCCCCGAGCAACTTCGTATCGAGCGCAACCAGCCCGACGGTGAAGAAATCGATCTCAACGCCGTGATCGAAGCCAAGGCTGACCGCCGCACGGGGCAGCCATGGCCCGACCGCCTCTACACGCGCCGCGTGAAGGTGGACCGCGACGTGGCGACGCTGCTGCTCGTGGACATGAGCGCTTCAACGGGCGAGCGCGTCGTCGACTACGAAAAGCAGGCCAGCCAGCAGCGACCCGATGATGCCCCCGAACCCGACGACCACGGCGACGTGGACCCGCGCGTGTGGTGGGACCGCGATCTCGAAACCAGCGCCCGTGCGCCCGCACTGGGCGCCGACCGCGAGCGCACGGTGCTCGACATCGAGCGCGAGGCCGTGCTCGTGATGAGCAAGGCACTCGAATACCTCGGCGACAACTACGCGATCTACGGCTTCTCGGGTCACGGTCGCGACAACGTGGACCTCTACCGGATCAAGGACTTCGAGGACACGCAGGAACACAAGGTGCTGCGCCGCATCGCTGGGATCCGCCCACGCCAGAGCACGCGCATGGGCGCGGCGATTCGCCATGCCCTCTGGCGGCTCTCCCACACGGAGGCGCGCTACAAGTCATTGGTGCTCATCTCGGACGGCTATCCCCAGGACACCGACTACGGCAACGACCGCCGCGACGAGACCTACGGGCTGCTCGATACCCGCGCGGCACTCACCGAGGCCGAACGCGCGGGCGTGCACCCCTTCTGCGTCACCGTCGACCGCGCGGGCTACGACTACCTGCGCAAGATGAGCCCCCACGAGAGCTACCTGGTCATCGACCACGTCATGGACCTGCCCCGCGTCCTGCCCCGGGTGTACCGGAAGATCACGCGGTAGGGGCGGGTTTCGGTCGCGGCTGTTCCGATCTCGGAAAGCGACCAGCCGCAGGCCACGCAGCAAGCGAAATGTTCCCCTAATTTCAGACACTTGACCAGGTCATATTCCGGCACGATTTGAGCATCGTCTTGCCTCTGCTGACCCTGGGCAAATGCAGTTGACAGCATATGAGGT
Protein-coding sequences here:
- a CDS encoding VWA domain-containing protein; translated protein: GSASFPLLEAGWQSRQVAAEFLERTAARAAALGPDGLGVLAESAAQIGRRHAPIAMSWLDEGPGLLEGLPAHARDAMIGLLLAAARGIAPAFAEIARRAVAVTEIMAEDASVVLEVAASLHGEAAEEVLDFLRDTPRLLSQKYPPHLDPWIEGHKTCLQAARALTKENPKAAKALLQAIPELRRLARPEELPRWIEEGTRSSKDDPGKAQAWFALSSKASRAQLHAYAEGLPFAEVARSLSLFAHGLIGERIDIGVLTHEDQVALQHYADRPLPTTDGRKIFLPELIWGYGSREANRRAARMATAHQAGHFEFGTFEFSTERLAKKRSALMELSRYLPDEDQGTSLAAFFSKFPMQLLARDLFTIFEGYRVDMQLRHRYAGLVAEVDWLWGVELARRPALLDALGRGGPLSLLCELLIRRTLGEDTLPEELRYEEADGGWNVSEEARAWNYVQLDLAQLWDDVGAFTQSLKRDGATVEDAALRTAELYHLSSLFMGTGVGEGSRLLSELLAEEPDADAVRASKEGTGEISQEIADAYDGTEPILHRGEVDPAQVQETMGDEQTIESIERAESAFNDMTPEEFAAFLEAHPEIVEAFGPEDPAGAVLTGFLPSDAPKEKENTDPLEERRNAALEAGKALEDLKRRLQRKLGIDQNAGREETFIYDEWDHTIGDYRASWCTVHEQPGREEDPATMETVLAESAQIIRGVIRQFERIRPEQLRIERNQPDGEEIDLNAVIEAKADRRTGQPWPDRLYTRRVKVDRDVATLLLVDMSASTGERVVDYEKQASQQRPDDAPEPDDHGDVDPRVWWDRDLETSARAPALGADRERTVLDIEREAVLVMSKALEYLGDNYAIYGFSGHGRDNVDLYRIKDFEDTQEHKVLRRIAGIRPRQSTRMGAAIRHALWRLSHTEARYKSLVLISDGYPQDTDYGNDRRDETYGLLDTRAALTEAERAGVHPFCVTVDRAGYDYLRKMSPHESYLVIDHVMDLPRVLPRVYRKITR